The following nucleotide sequence is from Alkalihalobacillus sp. LMS39.
AAATATCTTTTTATTATTATACATGCCGGTGTGGCGGAATTGGCAGACGCGCACGACTCAAAATCGTGTTCCTTCTGGAGTGTCGGTTCGACCCCGACCACCGGTATCATTAATTAAAAACATGTTAAATAAAGAAACAATAGAACACCCACAAATGTTGATTTATCAATGTTTATGGGTGTTTTTTGTTCTTGGAGAAAACGGCTGATAAACGTTGGTTTTGAAATCCCTTTACACATTTTTTACACAAGAAAATACTTTTGATTATTATAGATGGTCAAATAAATAACTTAATAGATAATTATCAGTAATTAAAAGAAGACAAATACTGCGCAACGTGTGAAACGTTCTCTTATAAGTGGGAAACCATGAAACAGAGGGATGACTTCGGTCATCACAACTATATGTTTGAAGAGGGGAATGAAAGCCGTCATGTTGAGCTGAAACCCTCACCTTAATACTCCTGCATGCATAAGAACCTCGTAGGGGACTCATGTATGAAGCCAGGTGAAGTCGGCTGAACCAATCCTACGTCCTCAGATACGGAAAGGGATAGGTCGGGGGGCGATAACCCATCTATGATGAGAATGTTCATAAGGACTGACGAACTTCCGAATGTAAGGGTCTAGACAGTAATCATGTTCGAAAGGCATGATTGGATATTATCCAAGTTATCTACCGAAAAGTAAGAGTGTTGCGTATGAAATTCGGGCTATTTAACAAGGAGAATAGAAGGATAACAGGCTCATAGGAAGCATCTACGGCTGGATAGCACAAACATATGGAACGTTGAAAGCAAGGAACGTCTATTCCAAACGTCTACGAACGGGACGGTATCTATAAGATTCTTTCTTCATGGAATCGAAATGATTTTATTCTTGTGAGAGTAGGGGCACAGTACCAATGAAGCGAGTAATGACCGTGGAGGAATAGCCCCAAGTCTTCTTGGAAATGAAAGTAGAACAACGCAAACTGAAACTCAAAGGGTCGAGTAAGAGGATGGGACTTTCCAAATGGAAGGAGAAACAAACCATCAGTGAGTACAACCTTACGATACACGGAATACTACCAAATGCAGGAAACCCTCGATTCTCTATATGAACGTAGTCAAAACGATGCGACCAAAGGAATCAACCTGTATTCACACATTATTTCAAGAGAGAACATTCTATTAGCCTATCGAACGATTAAAAGCAATACAGGTTCTAAGACGGCAGGAACAGATGGATTGACCATAGAGAACTACAAAATGGAGGAAGAAGAAATCTTCATAGCTTCCATTCGTCAAACGCTCAAAAAATATCAATCCAATCCTGTTCGTCGTGTCGAAATTCCAAAATCAAATGGAAAAACCCGACCATTAGGAATTCCCACCATGCGTGACCGATTGATTCAACAGATGTTTAAACAAGTACTAGAGCCTATCTGTGAAGCTAAATTCCATCCCCATTCATACGGGTTTCGACCAAATCGGTCGACACATCATGCGATGGCTCGATGTCAATTCTTGGTCAATCACACACATAATCATACGGTCGTGGATATCGACATTCAAGGTTTCTTTGATAATGTAAATCACACTCGTCTACTCAAACAGCTGTACAATATAGGCGTTGGGGATAAACGAGTTCTGGCAATCATCTCGAAAATGTTAAAAGCACCCATTCAAGGAATCGGTCGACCTACAAAAGGAACACCACAAGGAGGGATTTTATCTCCCCTTCTCTCGAATGTCGTGCTAAATGACATAGATTGGTGGATAAATAACCAATGGGAAGGTATGAAAACAAAAACAGCATATGGGAAGAAAAAGAATAAGATTCTAATGTTGAAAAAGACCTCACGGCTTAAAGAAATGTACATTGTTCGATATGCAGATGACTTTAAGGTTTTTACAAATTCTTTTACCAATGCTAAAAAAGTCTTTCATGCCATACAAGGTTATTTGAAACAACATTTAGCTATTGATATATCAGAGGAAAAATCCAAGATTACCAATCTTCGAAAACGAACATCAGAATTTCTCGGTTTCACCCTTAAAGCCCACAAAAAAGGGAAACGATATGTAGCGTACACGCATATCATGCCCAAAAAAGTAGAAAATATTGTACAACAAGCGAGAAAACTTATCAAAGATATCAGAAAGAACCCAACAGCTAAAACGGCAATGAACTACAATGTCACAATTATGGGGATTCATAACTACTATCGAATCGCTACTCACGTGAACATTGACTGTGCCAAAATTGCCTATCGTCTATCTCGAACCCTGTATAATCGTCTCAGAACAATTGGAAAATATGGCATACCAATAAAACCATCAGATGCATACAAAAGACTGTATAAAAACCAATTCAAGACCTATGAAATCCAAGGAATACATTTAGCACCCATTGCAGATATCAAGCACTTTGTTAATTTAAATTACAAGCAACATATCTGTAACTATACTTCATATGGTCGGGAAACGTTATACAAAGCACTAGACCCTCTCATTTCCTATGAAATAGCTAAATTAACGAAAGCATATCACGAAGGAATGAACGTCGAATATTTTGATAATCGCATCTCTAAATACTCGATGCAAAAAGGAAAATGTGCAATCACCAAACAGTTCTTACGTGCAGATGACATGCATTGTCATCATAAATTACCGAAATTCTTAGGTGGAAATGATGCGTTTGATAATCTCGTCATCATTCATCCTTTCGTTCATAAACTGATACATGCCACCAAAACAGAGACGATAATGAAATATGTACAAATCCTTCATATGGATGGAAAACAAATGAAAAAAGTAAACCAGTTTCGTAAAGTATGTAAGTTAGAACCGATTCTACTGGATTAAAAAGAAGATGGAACGCCGTGTGAGGGGAAACCCTCACGCACGGTGTGGGACGGGGGAAAAGATGGAGATAACATCAAAGTCTTACCTATCGTTATAACTTTTATACTTTAGTAACTATGGAAAAGATATACTTTTAATAAACATACCCACATGTGGTATAGAGCTATTAATCTAATGGTCCAGCCTAATTAATAAATAATGTCCCAAAAGAGTTTGTTAAATAAAGCTTGGAGAGGAAGCTGCAATAGTCACTGTAGTAGTAGGAATTTCTAAACTTAGATCCTAAAAAAAGTAATTTAATAATTATTACGAAACCTTTTATCAGTTTGTCCGTATATGTAAAAAAAGGAGGAGGGTTTTATGTCTGGAGTAGTTGAAGATTTAGAAAAATCATTACCATTTAAAGGCTTTATTGACAGTGTTAATGAAAGTAGTAAAGATGTTTATGTTGCTGCCTACCAATCAATTAAGAATGTTGATTCCCCAGAAAAGTTAGAAGCATTTAAACATTTAATTGATGCTTTTAGTACAACAGAAGAACAGAAATTTAATGCTCTAAATATTCTCTTATTTGCAGCAGTTGGGACTGCTACTGTTTTCAGCGCCAAAAAAATATATGATTATACTACTAAAAATAAAAAAGATGAAAGTAAGGTAATTAATTAATAACAAGCTCTTTATCTTATCAAAAATCTAGATGCAAACTCGATTTGATTTAGCACCTTTTTTTAATGCTTTATTGTGATTTTAACCAAAAGCGGAATCCTAACAAACTCATAATTTTAAAAATGCATTTACCAAACCATGATAGAAGTAGTGCATTTGTTCTACTTCTTCAACTAAATGGTGTGTTTTGAAATAGTTGCAAATTTTTTTATTTTAAACAGGTGGTTAATCAAATGAGTGATTTTACATATATTCTACCTTTTAATAATGAGAAGTTTCCTATTGGAATACGAGGTGAGCTTAAAAGAAAAGGTGAGACAAAGTTATATAATTCTCTAAAAAACTCTAGGCTTTCGGTAGATAAATTAGGAACTTCCTATTATGTTGATCATTCTGGTAGGTGGAATGCAGAGGGTATCAATATTAAATTTTATGTTCACCCAGCCAATATTGACTCTCTTAATAAAAATTCAAACAAGAATAGTCTATTTGCAATATGCAATAACTTGATACCAGGTGAGGTTGGTCTCGATCTAAAAAACATTATTTTTGCCCCTGATCTTAGCATTGATTTGGAGGACGAGGAAGATATTGTTTCAGATTTGGAAAATCAAGTGAGTGAAACAACTAATTCGATAATTAAAGATATACTTCCAGAAGATATCAGAGAAAAGGGTAAATACATGGCAGAAGTTTATACTTACCTTTATTCGGTTGAAAATTCGTTAAGAGTTTTTATTGGAATAGTATCGAAGGAAAAATATGGACAAGATTATTTTAGTAGTTTAAATGTAACTAAATCAT
It contains:
- the ltrA gene encoding group II intron reverse transcriptase/maturase, translated to MSTTLRYTEYYQMQETLDSLYERSQNDATKGINLYSHIISRENILLAYRTIKSNTGSKTAGTDGLTIENYKMEEEEIFIASIRQTLKKYQSNPVRRVEIPKSNGKTRPLGIPTMRDRLIQQMFKQVLEPICEAKFHPHSYGFRPNRSTHHAMARCQFLVNHTHNHTVVDIDIQGFFDNVNHTRLLKQLYNIGVGDKRVLAIISKMLKAPIQGIGRPTKGTPQGGILSPLLSNVVLNDIDWWINNQWEGMKTKTAYGKKKNKILMLKKTSRLKEMYIVRYADDFKVFTNSFTNAKKVFHAIQGYLKQHLAIDISEEKSKITNLRKRTSEFLGFTLKAHKKGKRYVAYTHIMPKKVENIVQQARKLIKDIRKNPTAKTAMNYNVTIMGIHNYYRIATHVNIDCAKIAYRLSRTLYNRLRTIGKYGIPIKPSDAYKRLYKNQFKTYEIQGIHLAPIADIKHFVNLNYKQHICNYTSYGRETLYKALDPLISYEIAKLTKAYHEGMNVEYFDNRISKYSMQKGKCAITKQFLRADDMHCHHKLPKFLGGNDAFDNLVIIHPFVHKLIHATKTETIMKYVQILHMDGKQMKKVNQFRKVCKLEPILLD